The genomic region CAGCCCCTGGTGCAACATGCGGGTTAACCCAGAAAGCGTGACCAGATAACCCGTTGTTTCTCCTAGATCTCACCGTCTCCTTCAAGTTGTAAATACGAACCGTTTGCATTTGCGTTACTGATTCTACTAAGATGTGCTCTCCGGCGCACGGACGCCGGTCCAACAACCGCAACCCGGCGGCACCCTGGGTGCCGCGACCGAATCCAAGGGGAGAAACTAGCAATGCACAAGCGCACCCTGTTGGCCAGCGCACTCACCGGCCTGATGGCCACCACCGCCGCCCAGGCGGACCGCATGCCGACCGCAGAGGAGATGTGGCGGATCATCCAGCAGCAGCAAAAGGAAATCGCGGATCTCAAGGCCCGCCTCGCCGATACCGACGAGAAGGTCGAGGCCACCGGCGAGATGCTCGACGAAATCGCCAGCAGCGCACCGGCCTCGGGCGGGGAACGGAAGGCTGCACTCGGGGCAGCACATTCACCGTTCGAACACGGCAGCAGCGGACGCACCATCGTGGGCGGCTATGGCGAGCTGCACTACAACAACCTCGAGGGCGATGGCGGCGCCTCCGACAAGAACGAGATCGATTTTCACCGCGCCATCCTGTTTCTCGGCCACGAGTTCTCCGACCGCATTCGCTTCTTCTCGGAAATCGAATACGAGCACGCCTCGATAGACAACAACAGCGACGGCGGTGTCTATCTCGAACAGGGTTACCTCGAGATGGACCTGAACGAGCGCCTGCGGGCCCGCGCCGGCCTGTTGCTGGTGCCGGCCGGCTTCCTCAACGAGGTGCACGAGCCGCCGCGCTTCTATGGCGTGGAGCGCAATCCCGTGGAGGCCAATATCATTCCTACTACCTGGTGGGTGGGCGGCGCCATGCTGACCGGCGAGATCGCGCCGGGCTGGAGCTTCGACGCGGCGCTGCACGAGGGCATGAACATGAGCGCGGCAGACAACTACGCGGTGCGCAAGGGCCGCCAGAAGACCAGCAAGGCGGTTGCGGAAGATCTTGCCTTTACCGGCCGCATCCGCTGGAACGGACTCACGGGACTGGATCTGACGGCCTTCTGGCAGTACCAGTCCGACGTCACCCAGGGCACCGACCCGAACGCAGGATCGGCCAATCTGCTGGGCGTCACCGGGGTCTACAACACCGGACCCTTCACCGTGAAGGCGCTCTATGCCCAGTGGGATCTGGACGGCAGCGGACCGGCGGCCATCGGCGCGGACAAGCAGCGCGGCTGGTACATCGAGC from Thiohalobacter sp. harbors:
- a CDS encoding porin, which encodes MHKRTLLASALTGLMATTAAQADRMPTAEEMWRIIQQQQKEIADLKARLADTDEKVEATGEMLDEIASSAPASGGERKAALGAAHSPFEHGSSGRTIVGGYGELHYNNLEGDGGASDKNEIDFHRAILFLGHEFSDRIRFFSEIEYEHASIDNNSDGGVYLEQGYLEMDLNERLRARAGLLLVPAGFLNEVHEPPRFYGVERNPVEANIIPTTWWVGGAMLTGEIAPGWSFDAALHEGMNMSAADNYAVRKGRQKTSKAVAEDLAFTGRIRWNGLTGLDLTAFWQYQSDVTQGTDPNAGSANLLGVTGVYNTGPFTVKALYAQWDLDGSGPAAIGADKQRGWYIEPSYKFSEKLGLFARYNDWDNQAGSDTGAGANTGKTQWNAGLNWWIHPDVVLKADLEFQDNDDGQDRNGFNLGVGYQF